GAGTTTTTGCCGCAAGTGGATGACCGCTTGCGCGTGGATCTGTGAAACGCGCGATTCCGAGACGGAAAGCGCACCCTTGATTTCCTTGAGGGTGAGCCCCTCGAAATAGTAGAGCGAGATGACGGTCCGCTCTTGCGGCGGGAGGTCGTCGACCGCGCGCACCAGCGCCAGCTTGATCTCGCGCGCCTCGACCGCCGAGGTGACCTCGGTACCGTCGTCGCGCAGCGTGTCGAGCAGCGGGATCTCGTAACCGCGCTCGTTCGGCAAGAACTCCTCGAGCGAGAGGACCGAGGTGCCGCGGATCTTTTGCATCAGGACGTCGAGCTCTTTGAGCGTCAGCCCCATCTTGTCGGCGACCTCTTCCTCGGTCGCCGCGCGGCCCAGCTCGATCTCGAGCGACTGGTAGACGCGCTCGAGCTCGCGCGCGCGTTGACGGACCGCGCGCGGAACCCAGTCGAGCGCGCGCAGCGCGTCGAGGATCGCGCCGTTGATGCGGGTGATCGCGTACGTCTCGAACTTCACGCCGCGGGCGTCGTCGTACTTTTCGATCGCGTCGATCAAGCCGAGGATCCCGTCGTTGATCAGATCGTTGATCTCGACGTTCGGGGGCAAGTTGATCGAGATCCGCCCGGCCACGTACTTGACCAGATGCAGATACTTGTGGACGATCTCTTCGCGACTGAGTTCTACGCCGCCGATCACGTAACGCGGAGTAGAGCGGAGTGCTTTCACGGCATGCTCCCATGACGGGACACCCGCCCCGGTTTTCCGGTCAGTTCACGACGGACGGGTAGACCTCCCCTCGCCAAGCCGGTCATTTTTCCGCGCCTGCCGCTACACCGGGGCGTACAGGGTCCCGGTCAGCTCGCACAAGGCCCGCGGAACCGCCTCCAGCGGAAC
The nucleotide sequence above comes from Candidatus Eremiobacterota bacterium. Encoded proteins:
- a CDS encoding FliA/WhiG family RNA polymerase sigma factor, coding for MKALRSTPRYVIGGVELSREEIVHKYLHLVKYVAGRISINLPPNVEINDLINDGILGLIDAIEKYDDARGVKFETYAITRINGAILDALRALDWVPRAVRQRARELERVYQSLEIELGRAATEEEVADKMGLTLKELDVLMQKIRGTSVLSLEEFLPNERGYEIPLLDTLRDDGTEVTSAVEAREIKLALVRAVDDLPPQERTVISLYYFEGLTLKEIKGALSVSESRVSQIHAQAVIHLRQKL